Proteins from a genomic interval of Dermacentor variabilis isolate Ectoservices chromosome 8, ASM5094787v1, whole genome shotgun sequence:
- the mge gene encoding translocase of outer mitochondrial membrane 22 homolog mge: MPADEGDSGIDAMSLPESRETSPKMSKRDLDVAVPTTSSTTEATASVEEVDDLDLDETLYERLLGLTEMFPPKLRRGVYDLAHFSLSSAKGLFGFGRSAFWIIFSSSAILFAPVIFELERLQVEEMSRQQQRQILLGPSAAVSGGAPPGMMPPMAPGPQQRR, translated from the exons ATGCCAGCGGACGAAGGGGACAGCGGGATAGACGCCATGAGTTTGCCGGAGAGTCGCGAAACATCGCCCAAAATGTCCAAGCGAGACCTCGACGTCGCCGTGCCAACCACGAGCAGCACGACCGAAGCCACAGCCAGCGTGGAGGAAGTCGACGACCTC GATCTGGACGAGACCCTATATGAGCGGCTGTTGGGCCTGACAGAGATGTTCCCCCCAAAGCTACGTCGGGGGGTGTATGACCTGGCCCACTTCTCCTTGAGTTCTGCCAAGGGCCTGTTCGGCTTCGGCCGCTCGGCCTTCTGGATCATCTTCTCCTCGTCCGCCATCCTCTTTGCGCCCGTCATCTTTGAGCTGGAGCGGCTGCAGGTGGAGGAGATGAGCCGGCAACAGCAGCGCCAG ATTTTACTGGGTCCAAGTGCAGCTGTGTCTGGTGGTGCACCTCCTGGCATGATGCCTCCAATGGCCCCCGGACCACAGCAACG GAGGTAA